A stretch of the Pedobacter sp. MC2016-14 genome encodes the following:
- a CDS encoding sigma factor encodes MLKQAQHDDSFARLFNDNYAKLCHFARQFMSDDDDAKDIVQEAFVVLLEC; translated from the coding sequence ATGTTAAAACAAGCACAACATGATGATTCCTTTGCCCGGTTGTTTAATGACAATTATGCGAAGTTATGTCATTTTGCGCGGCAGTTCATGAGCGATGATGATGATGCAAAAGACATTGTGCAAGAAGCATTTGTTGTCTTATTGGAATGTTAA
- a CDS encoding RNA polymerase sigma-70 factor codes for MLTQSKLSEMTIDELFNCHQANLQYFACKYLNDADSAKDIVQETFIIYWTHKDKLHLKPESVKPFFYSSVRNACLNKLRRIRLESFFLSIQDNNPSEEPICLNSIMRSEVISELHSALLTLPKNYQEIFRMSYLEELKNAEIAQQMGLSINTIKTHKKQGLRLLRKLISKDKCC; via the coding sequence ATGTTAACACAATCAAAACTCTCAGAAATGACGATTGACGAATTATTCAATTGTCACCAAGCTAATCTTCAATACTTTGCTTGCAAATATTTAAATGATGCAGATTCAGCAAAAGATATAGTTCAAGAAACATTTATCATCTATTGGACTCATAAAGATAAGCTTCATCTTAAACCCGAATCGGTAAAACCCTTTTTTTATTCTTCGGTTAGAAATGCCTGTTTAAACAAACTGCGACGGATAAGACTCGAAAGCTTTTTTTTAAGTATCCAGGACAATAATCCATCTGAAGAACCAATATGTTTAAATTCAATCATGCGATCAGAAGTTATTTCCGAATTACATAGCGCACTACTTACACTTCCGAAAAATTATCAGGAAATATTTCGTATGAGCTATTTAGAGGAATTAAAGAATGCAGAAATAGCACAGCAGATGGGACTCAGTATAAATACCATCAAAACACACAAAAAGCAAGGATTACGTTTACTTCGTAAGCTTATTTCAAAAGATAAATGTTGCTAA
- a CDS encoding calcineurin-like phosphoesterase C-terminal domain-containing protein, producing the protein MLNDLNDIYYVIWKSITDKTKKARRPSNPAKSTHLWKGVLPTVLPVGKHTISVKATDMFDRTFNQTRHFIIEE; encoded by the coding sequence ATGTTAAATGATTTGAACGATATTTACTATGTCATTTGGAAAAGCATCACAGACAAAACTAAGAAAGCAAGGCGGCCTTCTAACCCCGCGAAAAGTACGCACCTCTGGAAGGGCGTTTTACCTACCGTTCTCCCTGTGGGGAAACATACTATTTCTGTTAAAGCTACAGATATGTTTGACAGGACTTTTAATCAAACGCGGCATTTTATAATTGAGGAATAA
- a CDS encoding thiamine pyrophosphokinase, translating into MSSHHIVREKQEPALYIHDLGAFDEEYLGQLLEWSPTLIVNSGAYEKIISLGLKVDVVLNPVDGKAFQENTKAIAGPGDDFNTVLNYLISEKYPAVNIIAKDKKLIDLDYYIPSINIVLFNELEKSYAIPNGFRVWKTEGSVFRIALNAYFETSNLKQNEQADFVVIKDGFVEFTFNVPYLLISELL; encoded by the coding sequence ATGTCATCGCATCACATCGTAAGAGAAAAGCAAGAGCCTGCCCTGTATATTCATGATCTGGGGGCTTTTGATGAAGAATATTTGGGCCAATTATTGGAATGGAGCCCCACTTTAATTGTTAATTCCGGGGCTTATGAAAAGATCATTAGCCTTGGCTTAAAGGTTGATGTTGTACTTAATCCTGTTGATGGCAAAGCTTTCCAGGAAAATACAAAAGCCATAGCTGGGCCTGGTGATGACTTTAATACGGTACTGAATTACCTAATCTCTGAAAAATACCCCGCAGTAAATATTATTGCGAAGGATAAGAAGCTCATAGATCTTGACTATTATATTCCAAGCATCAACATTGTATTGTTCAATGAACTTGAAAAATCATATGCTATACCCAATGGATTTAGGGTTTGGAAAACGGAAGGCAGTGTTTTTAGAATTGCATTAAATGCTTATTTTGAAACCAGTAATTTGAAGCAAAACGAGCAGGCAGATTTTGTAGTGATTAAAGATGGATTTGTAGAATTTACCTTTAATGTACCATACCTTTTGATTAGTGAATTGCTATAA
- a CDS encoding RagB/SusD family nutrient uptake outer membrane protein, translating to MKTIIKYILAATVILSVSSCKKFLDKEPIAQVTPDNFITNEQNAKAAVSGMYRTMLSAYSYGQSTVIIPEFSAQHVNHASSYPEFVEFSQNKIRVDNPWTMNIWNATYATINAANNIIKRVAEIPANAINGEKRQQFILEAKFVRALSYFTLVRAFGAVPLLVVPTAEDSDLRPSRTPAEQVYTQIITDLTEAATLPNGYANTAETKGQATGFAAKALLSKVNLYHANITNNYSESARLANEVITTGGFILPDDFSSVWTDENTTESIFELQFDAQATNTLASVSNPSPSMLFYARDASIADLYETTDVRKNFTIYQGTAPDVRYYIGKYRQFSPPVQNFPVIRLAEILLIHAEAKARLDGNVSEAAYSSYKKVRDRANLTTAARSSFTSVAQFVTAVQKEKRLELMFEGEAWFDYCRTGLALTEMMSIANTDYYLYPIPASERLVNTNLSQNKGY from the coding sequence ATGAAAACGATTATCAAATATATTCTAGCCGCCACCGTTATACTGAGTGTTTCATCTTGTAAAAAGTTCCTTGATAAGGAACCAATTGCACAAGTAACCCCAGATAATTTCATCACCAACGAACAGAATGCAAAAGCTGCTGTATCCGGAATGTACCGCACAATGTTAAGTGCTTATTCTTATGGTCAATCTACTGTAATCATCCCCGAATTTTCGGCGCAGCATGTTAATCATGCTTCCAGTTACCCGGAATTTGTAGAATTTTCACAAAACAAGATTCGTGTAGATAATCCCTGGACAATGAACATCTGGAATGCCACCTATGCAACCATTAATGCCGCAAATAACATTATAAAACGAGTAGCCGAAATTCCTGCTAATGCCATTAATGGAGAAAAAAGGCAGCAATTTATTTTAGAAGCTAAGTTTGTTAGGGCTTTAAGTTACTTTACACTGGTTCGGGCATTTGGAGCTGTGCCGCTACTTGTTGTTCCAACAGCAGAAGATAGTGATTTAAGACCAAGCAGAACACCAGCAGAACAAGTGTATACACAAATCATTACCGATTTAACAGAAGCCGCAACTTTACCAAATGGATATGCAAATACAGCAGAAACTAAAGGTCAGGCTACAGGATTTGCTGCTAAAGCATTGCTTTCAAAAGTAAACTTATATCATGCTAACATTACCAATAATTACTCAGAATCAGCCAGATTGGCAAATGAGGTAATTACCACAGGGGGCTTCATACTCCCAGACGATTTCAGCTCGGTTTGGACAGATGAAAACACCACAGAATCCATCTTCGAACTCCAGTTCGATGCACAAGCAACCAACACGTTGGCTTCTGTAAGTAATCCAAGTCCATCTATGCTATTTTATGCTCGCGATGCTTCCATAGCAGATCTCTATGAAACAACAGATGTAAGAAAGAATTTCACTATTTATCAAGGTACTGCCCCCGATGTAAGGTATTATATTGGTAAATACAGACAATTCAGTCCACCCGTACAAAACTTCCCTGTAATACGCCTGGCAGAAATTTTACTGATACATGCAGAGGCCAAAGCACGTTTAGATGGCAACGTAAGCGAAGCAGCTTACAGTTCTTACAAAAAAGTTAGAGATAGGGCAAACCTAACTACAGCAGCCCGCAGCAGCTTTACATCCGTAGCACAATTTGTTACCGCTGTACAAAAAGAGAAAAGACTGGAGTTGATGTTTGAAGGCGAAGCCTGGTTTGATTACTGCCGCACGGGATTGGCTTTAACAGAAATGATGAGCATTGCGAACACTGATTATTACCTTTATCCAATTCCTGCTTCAGAAAGACTGGTAAACACCAACTTAAGTCAAAACAAGGGATACTAG
- a CDS encoding TonB-dependent receptor, with protein sequence MRKNTLPSLLCLSILIIAGTTSKSFAQQDTIPKVTKKPDSVPAPTKPAAAAKDSSVTPVTPVATPAPTVQDSVKGTVFDATGPLPGVIVSVKGTDAKTGTDAQGRYRIAASGTSTLIFSFVGFSPKEEPVKNRKTVDILLQTQSKVLNEVQVVGTGYGTVNRSKLTSSVSSIGAGQIKNEVLPTISQAIQGKAGGVQVTQKSGSPGGGLNIRVRGTTSINASSDPLYVVDGIPVNSTTNFTGGSDFNFGGGTQGINILASINPSDVQSVEVLKDAASSSIYGARAANGVVLITTKKGQAGASTFSFNAYEGFSQVPNERKYKFMNTAEYQDYMRDFYQYMTDNAGNPTPMAPPASILANSNINTDWQNEIFRTAPTRNYELSASGGSDKTQYYTSVGYMRQGGVIQNSDFSRISARLNLDHQHSEKLRFSARINLTRALNDRVQEENSKEGSTKNGIAAPPNLPVYNADGSYALDQVTLNRENPIAMLLLPINKAETFRVLASTSAEYKFIPQLTLKTSFGADMSYIDETFFMPPNGIRGFASQGGIGAQRNTRDQLWINETTLTYDNVFGNHSLNVLAGGSLQGSKIIFVDARRSNFPSNDIEYISAGGTLTGANSYPEEWSIASAFSRVNYDYKGKYLLTATLRVDGSSRFGSNSRYGTFPSAGVAWRASDEDFLKTSKVISNLKFRASWGVTGNQNIPNYASFSLYSGSNNYLGNSGYIPNVLGDKNLKWETTEQKNFGLDLGLFNNRISILADYYIKNTSDLLVGIATPGSSGFLSRFTNVGEIQNKGFEFELTTKNLTGEFKWNTSFNMSFNRNKVISLPGGELYGGLGNLNIAREGLPLGTFYGWKMHGVNPQTGLIDYVKQDGSLGTPTDVADRVIIGNPNPDFYGGITNTFQYKNFDFSVMGQFSYGNDVFNYNLATGLGGSSLSSNGFTDWTRRWRNPGDVTDIPRPTPNSFDNSAVSDRFVEDGSFFRIRNITLGYTLGDKVAQSLKIKSLRIYATVQNAYVFTKYKGYDPEVSSNQGGANQGLIYGYDYGSYPQPRIMTAGVNLTF encoded by the coding sequence ATGAGAAAAAACACTCTACCCAGTTTACTCTGCCTCTCCATTCTAATTATCGCAGGCACAACATCCAAAAGCTTTGCTCAGCAGGATACCATTCCAAAAGTTACAAAAAAACCAGACTCAGTTCCCGCTCCAACAAAACCTGCAGCAGCAGCTAAAGACAGTTCGGTTACACCAGTTACACCTGTTGCCACACCAGCGCCAACAGTACAAGATTCCGTAAAAGGTACGGTATTTGACGCTACTGGTCCTTTACCAGGGGTTATTGTTTCCGTGAAGGGCACAGATGCCAAAACAGGCACAGATGCACAAGGTCGCTATCGCATCGCCGCTTCCGGAACCTCTACACTTATCTTTTCTTTTGTAGGCTTTAGTCCCAAAGAAGAGCCGGTAAAGAACCGCAAAACAGTTGATATCCTACTTCAAACACAATCCAAAGTTTTAAATGAAGTTCAGGTTGTAGGAACCGGCTACGGAACGGTAAACCGGTCAAAACTTACAAGTTCTGTGTCAAGCATAGGTGCCGGACAAATCAAAAATGAAGTACTACCCACCATTTCGCAAGCCATCCAGGGCAAAGCGGGAGGTGTTCAAGTTACTCAAAAATCAGGCTCGCCTGGTGGTGGACTCAACATCAGGGTACGGGGTACCACATCCATCAATGCCAGCTCAGACCCCCTTTACGTAGTTGATGGAATACCAGTAAACAGCACCACCAACTTTACAGGAGGTAGCGATTTCAACTTTGGTGGTGGAACACAAGGGATTAACATTCTCGCCTCCATAAACCCATCAGATGTACAATCGGTTGAGGTTTTAAAAGATGCAGCCTCTTCTTCTATATATGGAGCCAGAGCTGCTAATGGGGTTGTCTTAATTACAACTAAAAAGGGACAGGCCGGAGCCAGTACTTTTAGCTTTAATGCTTACGAAGGTTTTTCTCAAGTACCCAATGAACGCAAGTATAAGTTTATGAATACGGCAGAGTATCAGGACTACATGCGTGATTTCTATCAATACATGACAGATAATGCCGGAAATCCTACACCAATGGCACCACCGGCCTCCATATTAGCCAACTCCAATATCAATACCGATTGGCAGAATGAGATTTTCAGAACAGCCCCAACAAGGAATTATGAACTTTCGGCAAGTGGGGGATCTGATAAAACTCAATATTATACCTCTGTAGGTTACATGCGTCAGGGTGGTGTAATTCAAAATTCCGATTTCAGCAGGATCAGTGCACGTTTAAATCTCGATCACCAACATAGTGAAAAACTGCGTTTCTCTGCCCGTATTAACTTAACCAGAGCATTAAATGACAGGGTACAGGAAGAAAACTCTAAAGAGGGCTCTACAAAAAACGGGATCGCTGCACCCCCAAATTTACCAGTATACAATGCAGACGGATCCTATGCACTAGACCAGGTTACACTGAACCGGGAGAATCCTATTGCAATGCTCTTACTACCCATAAATAAAGCTGAAACTTTCAGAGTACTGGCCAGTACTTCTGCAGAGTATAAGTTTATCCCTCAGCTTACCTTAAAAACCAGTTTTGGGGCAGACATGAGTTATATAGACGAAACATTTTTTATGCCTCCTAATGGCATCCGTGGCTTTGCCAGCCAGGGTGGTATAGGGGCACAACGAAATACACGGGACCAGCTTTGGATCAATGAAACTACCCTTACCTATGACAATGTATTTGGCAACCATAGCCTTAATGTTTTAGCCGGCGGATCATTGCAAGGCTCAAAAATTATATTTGTAGATGCACGCCGATCTAACTTTCCTTCAAACGACATTGAATACATTTCTGCTGGTGGAACGCTTACAGGCGCTAATTCATATCCCGAGGAATGGAGTATAGCCTCCGCATTTTCAAGGGTAAACTATGATTATAAGGGTAAATACTTGCTTACGGCAACTCTAAGGGTAGATGGTTCTTCCCGTTTTGGCTCCAATAGCCGCTATGGTACATTCCCTTCCGCTGGTGTGGCCTGGCGCGCATCTGATGAGGATTTCTTAAAAACTTCAAAGGTCATCAGCAACCTTAAATTCAGGGCCAGTTGGGGAGTTACCGGTAATCAGAACATCCCTAATTATGCCAGTTTTTCATTATACAGCGGCAGTAACAATTACTTAGGAAACTCAGGATATATTCCAAATGTTCTAGGCGATAAAAACCTTAAATGGGAAACAACAGAACAGAAAAACTTTGGTCTTGACCTCGGATTGTTTAACAACCGCATTTCCATTTTAGCTGATTATTACATCAAGAATACCTCAGATCTGCTTGTAGGTATTGCAACACCAGGAAGTTCCGGCTTTTTAAGCAGATTCACTAACGTTGGTGAAATCCAGAATAAAGGTTTTGAGTTCGAATTGACCACCAAAAACTTAACTGGTGAATTTAAATGGAATACTAGTTTTAACATGTCCTTTAACAGGAATAAAGTGATTTCCCTTCCTGGCGGCGAGTTATATGGTGGATTAGGAAACCTAAACATTGCCAGAGAAGGATTGCCTCTTGGAACTTTTTATGGTTGGAAAATGCATGGGGTAAACCCTCAAACCGGACTGATTGATTATGTTAAACAAGACGGTTCCCTGGGCACGCCAACAGATGTGGCCGACCGGGTGATCATTGGAAATCCAAATCCTGATTTTTATGGAGGTATCACCAATACTTTTCAATATAAAAATTTTGATTTCAGTGTTATGGGGCAATTCTCTTATGGAAACGATGTATTCAACTACAACCTGGCAACAGGACTTGGTGGCAGCAGCTTAAGCAGCAATGGCTTTACCGACTGGACCCGCCGCTGGAGAAATCCCGGTGATGTTACAGACATTCCCCGCCCTACGCCAAACAGTTTTGACAACTCAGCAGTTTCAGACCGGTTTGTAGAAGATGGATCATTTTTTAGAATTAGAAATATAACCCTTGGTTATACCCTCGGCGATAAAGTTGCACAAAGCTTAAAAATAAAAAGCCTGCGCATCTATGCCACCGTCCAAAATGCCTATGTATTTACCAAATACAAAGGATATGACCCTGAAGTAAGTTCAAACCAGGGAGGTGCAAATCAGGGGTTAATTTATGGTTATGACTATGGAAGTTACCCACAACCACGAATTATGACTGCCGGTGTTAATCTAACTTTTTAA
- a CDS encoding GNAT family N-acetyltransferase, with translation MITLRKGKEDDIPDIQVMARRTWEPTYLPIIGQKQVDYMLDKMYNTGVLLEEMMKGYLFLIAEDNEESLGFASYSLTDPENFSYKLHKLYVLPEAHGKGVGKLLINEVVNKVRNGGGKTLELNVNRENAARDFYLKAGFEIKETVDIEIGNGFFMNDYVMVKAI, from the coding sequence ATGATTACATTAAGAAAAGGTAAGGAAGATGATATTCCCGATATACAAGTGATGGCCAGAAGAACATGGGAGCCAACTTATTTGCCGATTATTGGGCAGAAGCAAGTGGATTATATGCTGGATAAAATGTATAATACCGGGGTACTGCTAGAGGAAATGATGAAAGGTTATTTGTTTCTTATTGCAGAGGATAATGAGGAGAGTCTCGGATTTGCATCCTACTCGCTAACAGATCCTGAAAACTTCAGTTACAAACTCCATAAGCTTTATGTGCTTCCAGAAGCGCATGGTAAAGGAGTAGGCAAATTATTGATCAACGAAGTGGTAAACAAAGTGCGTAATGGTGGAGGTAAGACGCTGGAGTTAAATGTTAACCGGGAGAATGCCGCAAGGGATTTTTATTTGAAAGCGGGCTTCGAAATAAAAGAAACCGTTGACATTGAGATTGGCAACGGTTTCTTTATGAATGATTATGTAATGGTGAAAGCTATATAA
- a CDS encoding M28 family metallopeptidase translates to MKKLSLYLLFALLITGQASAQKINKIINKKYVDNLIKTLSSDDMQGRATYSLGIDKAASFIEGEFKKIGLQPLPGTTGYRQNFHKDSTDKRPLFNVVGTIPGKSKTKEMVIFSGHYDHLGILKADGQDSIANGADDDASGITAMIALAKYYKKLNNNERTLIFVAFTAEEIGGFGSQYFSKQLNPDDVVAMFNIEMIGKESKFGKNAAFITGYERSDFGKILQKNLSGSPFSFHPDPYPQQRLFYRSDNATLAALGVPAHTISTDQIDTDQLYHSVKDEYSSLDVDNILSTIKAIAQSAITIVQGTDTPTRIPKRK, encoded by the coding sequence ATGAAGAAACTATCACTTTACCTCCTATTTGCCCTGCTTATCACTGGGCAGGCATCTGCGCAAAAAATTAACAAAATCATCAATAAAAAATACGTAGACAATCTTATAAAAACACTAAGCAGTGACGACATGCAAGGCAGGGCAACGTACAGTCTGGGCATTGATAAAGCAGCAAGTTTTATCGAAGGAGAATTTAAAAAGATCGGGCTTCAACCACTTCCAGGCACTACAGGCTACAGACAGAACTTTCATAAAGATTCTACAGATAAACGTCCGTTATTCAATGTGGTCGGTACAATTCCTGGTAAATCTAAAACTAAAGAAATGGTTATCTTTTCCGGGCACTATGATCATCTGGGTATACTAAAAGCAGATGGCCAGGATAGCATTGCAAATGGTGCTGACGACGATGCCTCGGGCATTACAGCCATGATTGCCTTAGCAAAATACTACAAGAAACTTAACAACAATGAAAGAACACTCATTTTTGTTGCCTTTACAGCAGAAGAAATTGGCGGCTTTGGCTCGCAGTATTTCTCAAAACAACTTAATCCAGATGATGTTGTAGCCATGTTTAACATAGAAATGATTGGTAAAGAAAGTAAATTCGGTAAAAATGCTGCTTTCATTACTGGCTACGAACGTTCCGACTTCGGCAAAATACTTCAAAAAAACTTGAGCGGCAGTCCCTTTTCTTTCCATCCAGACCCCTATCCGCAACAGCGATTGTTTTACAGAAGCGACAATGCTACACTGGCTGCTTTAGGCGTTCCAGCCCATACCATTAGTACAGACCAGATAGATACAGACCAATTGTACCATTCCGTTAAAGACGAATATAGCTCACTCGATGTAGATAACATCCTATCAACTATCAAGGCCATAGCACAGAGTGCCATCACTATTGTACAAGGTACAGACACGCCAACAAGAATTCCTAAAAGAAAATAG
- a CDS encoding DUF4407 domain-containing protein, with protein sequence MNVISRFFWFCAGVHLNTLKKHPTEFNKYIGIGATIFFTGLFAALSGGYAIYFVFKGDTAAVLFALFFGLLWGLAIFNMDRYIVSSINKNAGTGKQILQATPRILLAIMIGMVISRPLELKIFDKEIKERLKVSYLNNQQSKIDTLNKSFSNKYTIELAKLQDAKRQRDSTEAGIKSDREKLNFEIFGNKTAETSGIMGYGPYAKRKEAELKQRETQLDTLSAEVRRMERFVDDRKEFDGLLSERLYTTKQLDSLANVAGFADRNWALGQLSFNTNGTPDVNTSLAITFIGLLFIFFECLPVFVKLMSARGPYDRSVYNLEATQIHESEKEMQYEVAVIDNIHETRVSTETDKRKELIVKKAAHDLKNHDFNA encoded by the coding sequence ATGAATGTAATCTCCCGTTTTTTCTGGTTCTGCGCCGGCGTACACCTCAATACATTAAAAAAACACCCTACAGAGTTTAACAAATACATAGGCATTGGCGCCACCATTTTCTTCACCGGCTTGTTTGCAGCACTATCCGGCGGATACGCCATATATTTTGTTTTTAAAGGAGATACAGCCGCAGTTTTGTTTGCTTTATTTTTTGGTCTGCTTTGGGGCCTGGCCATCTTTAACATGGACCGCTATATCGTCTCCAGCATCAACAAAAATGCAGGTACCGGCAAGCAAATCTTACAAGCAACGCCCAGAATTTTACTGGCCATTATGATCGGAATGGTTATTTCGCGCCCTTTAGAACTCAAGATCTTCGACAAAGAAATCAAAGAACGTCTTAAAGTCAGTTACCTCAACAATCAGCAGTCTAAAATTGATACATTAAATAAATCATTTTCCAACAAATACACCATTGAACTGGCCAAATTACAGGATGCAAAACGTCAGCGAGATTCAACCGAAGCAGGAATTAAGAGTGACCGGGAAAAGCTCAATTTTGAGATTTTTGGTAATAAAACGGCAGAAACATCGGGTATCATGGGCTATGGGCCTTATGCAAAAAGAAAAGAAGCAGAGCTTAAGCAAAGGGAAACGCAACTTGACACATTAAGTGCCGAAGTAAGGAGAATGGAGCGCTTTGTAGACGACCGCAAGGAATTTGATGGATTGTTATCTGAGCGGCTTTATACCACCAAGCAATTAGATAGCCTTGCCAATGTAGCAGGCTTTGCCGATAGAAACTGGGCACTGGGACAGTTAAGTTTCAACACCAATGGTACACCAGATGTGAATACCTCACTGGCCATAACCTTTATTGGCCTGCTATTTATCTTTTTTGAATGCCTTCCGGTTTTTGTCAAGCTCATGAGCGCACGCGGTCCATATGACCGTTCTGTTTACAACCTTGAAGCCACGCAAATTCACGAATCAGAAAAAGAAATGCAGTATGAAGTTGCGGTTATAGACAACATCCATGAGACCCGCGTAAGTACCGAAACTGACAAACGCAAAGAATTGATTGTCAAAAAAGCCGCGCATGACTTAAAAAATCACGACTTTAACGCTTAA
- a CDS encoding rhodanese-like domain-containing protein produces MKEISVEELKHKIDNNEDFQLIDVRETFEYETSNLNGENIPLGGILIEVEKIATDKPVIMQCRSGKRSAAAVMQLEQMHGFTNLYNLKGGILAWQEAFDPDMQVY; encoded by the coding sequence ATGAAAGAAATAAGCGTAGAAGAACTGAAGCATAAAATTGACAATAATGAAGATTTCCAACTGATTGATGTTAGGGAAACTTTTGAATATGAGACCTCGAACCTTAACGGTGAGAATATTCCATTGGGAGGCATTTTAATTGAGGTGGAAAAAATTGCTACAGATAAGCCCGTAATTATGCAATGCAGAAGTGGCAAAAGAAGCGCTGCTGCTGTAATGCAACTAGAGCAAATGCATGGTTTTACTAACCTGTACAATTTAAAAGGAGGCATATTGGCCTGGCAGGAAGCGTTTGATCCTGACATGCAAGTATACTAA
- a CDS encoding DUF6358 family protein has product MKKKIALNVFFYIGMIVSVVGLKKGLENDNYPVVALFVATAIFFIYLKIRLIKDLQQSIKDKTN; this is encoded by the coding sequence ATGAAAAAGAAAATAGCACTTAATGTTTTCTTCTACATTGGCATGATTGTGTCTGTAGTAGGCTTGAAAAAAGGGCTTGAAAATGATAATTATCCCGTTGTTGCCCTTTTTGTGGCAACAGCAATCTTTTTTATTTATTTAAAGATCAGGTTGATTAAAGACCTTCAGCAATCCATTAAGGATAAAACAAATTAG
- a CDS encoding dipeptide epimerase encodes MQARYISFNLELKHTFSIAKFSRTNTPLLLLKLTYKDGVIGYGEASMVPYMGENYESAEAFLAKVDWSRFEFPFDFKEIIAYLDSLAPGHPAIKAAIDIALNDINGKLRHKPCYEIYGANPENMPLTSYTIGIDTPEVIREKVADAKGFKVLKIKLGRDNDKELINTIRSISDLPLYVDANQGWNNRKNAIEMIYWLHDQGVVLIEQPMDKADREGNAWLTERSPIPILADEAVQRLADMDNLRGAYHGINIKLMKSTGMYEAHQMILKARSFGMKVLIGCMSETSCATLAGIALAPLCDWADLDGPWLTKNNPFTTPEMINGKYVLKNIPGLGLEQIENANLFYP; translated from the coding sequence ATGCAAGCACGTTACATTTCTTTTAATCTGGAACTTAAACATACCTTTTCAATTGCCAAATTTTCCAGAACCAACACCCCTTTACTACTTTTAAAACTCACTTATAAAGATGGTGTTATTGGGTACGGAGAGGCGTCAATGGTTCCTTACATGGGCGAGAATTATGAAAGCGCAGAGGCCTTTTTAGCCAAGGTGGATTGGAGCAGGTTTGAGTTTCCTTTTGATTTTAAAGAAATCATAGCCTATCTGGATAGCCTGGCGCCGGGTCATCCCGCCATAAAAGCAGCGATAGACATTGCGCTGAACGACATCAACGGGAAGTTACGGCATAAACCCTGTTATGAAATCTATGGCGCAAATCCAGAGAACATGCCCCTCACCTCTTATACCATAGGCATTGATACACCAGAAGTGATCAGAGAAAAGGTTGCTGATGCAAAAGGCTTCAAAGTATTAAAGATTAAGTTGGGGCGTGACAATGACAAAGAACTAATCAACACCATAAGAAGCATCAGTGATTTGCCCTTATATGTGGATGCCAACCAAGGCTGGAACAATCGAAAAAATGCAATAGAAATGATTTATTGGTTGCATGACCAGGGCGTTGTACTCATAGAGCAACCTATGGATAAAGCAGACCGTGAAGGAAATGCCTGGTTAACCGAAAGAAGCCCAATTCCAATTCTAGCCGATGAAGCGGTACAGCGCCTGGCTGATATGGACAATTTAAGAGGAGCTTATCATGGTATAAATATCAAATTAATGAAAAGCACGGGGATGTATGAAGCACATCAGATGATCCTTAAAGCACGCTCTTTTGGCATGAAAGTTTTAATAGGCTGTATGAGCGAAACCTCTTGTGCTACCCTTGCAGGAATAGCTTTGGCTCCATTATGCGATTGGGCAGATCTGGACGGGCCCTGGCTTACAAAAAACAATCCGTTTACCACCCCAGAGATGATAAACGGAAAGTATGTATTAAAGAATATTCCAGGCCTTGGACTGGAACAAATAGAAAATGCTAATTTGTTTTATCCTTAA